A single window of Kwoniella dejecticola CBS 10117 chromosome 8, complete sequence DNA harbors:
- a CDS encoding histone deacetylase RPD3: MEPILGEAKRRVCYFFDSDIGNYHYGPGHPMKPTRIRMCHSLIMNYGLYKKMEIFRAKPATKREMSQFHTDEYVDFLHRINPDNAQQFAKEQVKYNVGDDCPIFDGLFEYSSISAGGSMEGAARLSRDKCDIAVNWAGGLHHAKKAEASGFCYVNDIVLGILELLRYHQRVLYIDIDVHHGDGVEEAFYTTDRVMTCSFHKYGEFFPGTGEVRDNGIGKGKGYAVNVPLRDGINDENYQSIFQPVIKRVIEWYQPGAIVLQCGSDSLSGDRLGSFNLSMRGHAACVQYVKSFHLPLLLLGGGGYTVKSVSRTWAYETGLAAGVELQKNIPNNEYWEYYGPTYELDVRASNMTDQNTPEYLQKVTESVFEVLRDKNAAPSVPLQDVPKLRHDDEDDNELEDTEDKDVRRPLRLWDKEKQNENSLSDSEDEGTGGRRHRQSHKDPASKSHSPKENGKRKRSKTPPTTSVLDGPPHPINPQSSTTTRNGNSGVDVGQWAQSVQHSESSATTAATGRSTSTTALTARDRIGNGDIEMAEPDSNTNTTNTNGTATQSPINRISHNPSEQAEQSRERTGAL, translated from the exons ATGGAACCGATCTTAGGAGAGGCCAAGCGGCGTGTG TGCTATTTCTTCGACTCAGATATCGGGAATTATCATTATGGACCTG GTCATCCGATGAAACCTACTAGAATCAGAATGTGTCATTCGCTCATTATGAACTACGGTCTatacaagaagatggagatctTC AGAGCGAAACCCGCTACGAAGCGAGAGATGTCGCAATTCCACACAGACGAATATGTCGATTTTCTACATCGTATAAATCCCGATAATGCTCAACAATTCGCAAAAGAGCAAGTCAAGT ATAATGTTGGAGACGACTGTCCGATATTTGACGGGTTATTCGAGTACAGCTCGATATCTGCTGGAGGGTCAATGG AGGGTGCAGCGAGATTATCGAGGGATAAATGTGATATTGCTGTGAACTGGGCTGGAGGGTTGCATCATGCCAAGAAGGCGGAAGCGAGTGGATTCTGCTACGTCAACG ACATCGTACTTGGTATACTCGAATTGCTACG ATACCACCAAAGAGTTCTttatatagatatagatgtGCACCATGGAGACGGAGTGGAAGAAGCATTCTACACTACGGATAGAGTCATGACATGTTCTTTCCACAAATACGGAGAATTCTTCCCTGGAACTGGTGAGGTGAGGGATAATGGAATAGGCAAGGGGAAAGGATATGCAGTCAATGTGCCTTTACGAGACGGCATAAATGATGAGAATTATCAGAGTATATTCCAACCG GTGATAAAACGAGTGATAGAATGGTACCAACCGGGAGCTATCGTACTTCAATGCGGATCTGATTCCCTATCAGGCGACAGATTAGGATCTTTCAATTTGTCGATGAGAGGTCATGCCGCATGCGTGCAATACGTCAAAtcctttcaccttcctctACTACTCCTAGGTGGCGGAGGGTACACAGTGAAATCGGTTAGTAGGACTTGGGCATACGAAACGGGTTTAGCGGCTGGAGTTGAATTGCAGAAGA ATATACCGAATAACGAATATTGGGAATACTACGGGCCGACATATGAACTCGATGTTCGAGCGAGTAATATGACCGACCAAAATACGCCTGAATATCTGCAGAAGGTAACCGAGTCTGTGTTTGAGGTGCTGCGAGATAAGAACGCAGCTCCTAGTGTGCCActgcaag ATGTGCCGAAATTACgccatgatgacgaagacgataacgAGCTTGAAGACACAGAAGACAAGGACGTCAGGCGGCCGCTGAGGCTATGGGacaaagagaagcagaacGAGAATTCGTTGAGTGAttcagaggacgaaggcacgggcggaagaagacatcgacAAAGTCATAAAGATCCTGCGAGCAAATCTCATTCACCCAAAGAAAACGGAAAGAGGAAACGATCGAAGACGCCCCCGACGACATCAGTCTTAGACGGTCCGCCTCACCCGATAAATCCACAGTCAAGTACGACAACTAGAAATGGGAATAGCGGAGTAGATGTAGGACAATGGGCTCAATCTGTACAACATTCAGAGTCCTCAGCCACGACTGCGGCTACAGGCAGATCTACAAGTACAACAGCATTAACAGCTCGAGATCGAATTGGAAATGGGGATATAGAGATGGCTGAGCCTGATTCGAACACGAATACCACCAATACCAACGGGACTGCAACTCAATCTCCGATAAATCGGATATCCCATAACCCTTCAGAACAAGCAGAACAATCGAGGGAACGCACGGGAGCTTTATGA